One Faecalicatena sp. Marseille-Q4148 DNA window includes the following coding sequences:
- a CDS encoding IS1182 family transposase — MLNKDYYNDFFELGQQKINFSFFELCLPDDDPVYTLKKVMEELDFSGLLANCSDKGRTGYNPIMMYAVVTYANMRGIRAVDRIVELCERDLAFIWLTKGQKPKRDAFYDFKNKKLTADVLDELNYQFLRRLQKEGFITLKNLFIDGTKIEANANRYTFVWRGTINYHLAGLLDTIDLLYQKYNVLIDENEYGIKYDIPHAHMFVIEGMEKVRDVIEKNRKRKLTKHKKLSNNTIIEIDNCSPLEILKLQKNLIQIAEQEQITFVYGKGKRKSEIQQLYEELEACGERLMGYKECFEIMGTDRNSYSKTDLEATFMRMKEDHMLNGQLKAAYNVQIAVENYFIVQTYVSNDRTDYNTLIPVLEKHQKAFGDILEEVTADSGYCSERNLLYLKEHKISSYIKLQDHEKRKTRAYTEEIGKYYNMKTQIFEDELYYICHDGRELHHIRTETKAQTGYTQTFEVYGCADCSGCEHKAKCLYKYDAEKDREKNKVMKINEQWEALKEESHKNIQSEKGILNRQIRSIQTEGHFGDIKENDSFRRFNYRTSEKVYKEFMLYAIGRNINKYHRFLHEKIQKFEKKIEETVA, encoded by the coding sequence ATGCTAAACAAAGACTATTATAACGATTTTTTTGAATTAGGGCAACAGAAAATTAACTTCAGTTTCTTCGAATTGTGTTTACCAGACGACGATCCAGTCTATACCCTGAAAAAAGTGATGGAGGAGTTAGATTTTTCTGGCTTATTAGCCAATTGTTCTGATAAGGGAAGAACCGGGTACAACCCAATCATGATGTATGCTGTAGTTACTTACGCAAACATGCGTGGGATAAGAGCTGTTGACCGTATTGTAGAATTATGTGAAAGAGATCTCGCCTTTATCTGGCTTACGAAAGGTCAGAAGCCGAAACGGGATGCTTTTTATGACTTCAAGAATAAGAAACTGACCGCTGATGTACTGGATGAGCTGAATTATCAGTTTCTTCGTCGCCTGCAAAAAGAAGGATTCATCACACTAAAAAATCTTTTTATTGACGGTACAAAAATAGAAGCCAATGCGAACCGTTATACGTTTGTCTGGAGAGGAACAATCAATTATCATCTTGCAGGACTACTGGATACTATTGATTTATTGTATCAAAAGTATAACGTTTTGATTGATGAAAATGAGTATGGCATCAAATATGACATTCCCCATGCACATATGTTCGTGATCGAAGGAATGGAGAAAGTACGGGATGTCATTGAAAAGAACCGAAAAAGAAAACTGACAAAACATAAAAAGTTATCCAATAATACAATCATAGAGATTGACAATTGTTCTCCGTTGGAGATACTGAAGCTCCAAAAAAATCTGATACAGATAGCAGAACAGGAACAGATTACATTTGTTTATGGAAAAGGAAAAAGAAAATCGGAAATCCAGCAGCTTTACGAAGAATTGGAAGCCTGTGGTGAACGTCTTATGGGATATAAAGAGTGTTTTGAGATCATGGGAACAGACAGAAACAGTTATTCCAAAACAGATCTGGAAGCTACTTTTATGCGGATGAAAGAGGATCATATGCTGAACGGGCAATTAAAAGCGGCATATAATGTTCAGATTGCAGTAGAGAATTATTTCATTGTCCAGACTTATGTCAGCAATGATCGGACAGATTATAATACGTTGATTCCGGTTTTGGAAAAACATCAAAAAGCATTTGGGGATATTCTTGAGGAAGTGACAGCAGATAGCGGGTATTGCAGCGAAAGAAACCTACTGTACTTAAAAGAACATAAAATCTCCAGCTATATCAAGCTGCAGGATCATGAAAAACGGAAAACACGTGCGTATACAGAAGAAATCGGAAAGTATTACAACATGAAAACGCAGATATTTGAAGATGAGTTGTATTATATTTGCCATGACGGAAGAGAATTGCATCATATCCGAACAGAAACAAAAGCACAGACTGGTTATACACAAACCTTTGAAGTGTATGGATGTGCAGACTGCAGTGGTTGTGAACATAAAGCAAAATGTCTCTATAAATATGATGCCGAAAAAGATAGAGAGAAAAATAAAGTGATGAAGATCAACGAACAATGGGAAGCTTTGAAAGAAGAATCCCATAAAAACATCCAGAGTGAGAAAGGGATCTTAAATCGTCAGATTCGTTCCATCCAGACAGAGGGACATTTTGGAGACATTAAAGAAAATGACAGTTTCCGCCGATTCAATTACCGGACATCCGAAAAAGTATATAAAGAATTCATGCTGTATGCGATTGGAAGAAATATAAATAAATACCATCGTTTTCTTCATGAAAAAATCCAAAAATTTGAGAAAAAAATCGAAGAAACAGTTGCTTAG
- a CDS encoding dihydrofolate reductase: protein MNLIVAVDKNWAIGLSNKLLVSIPADMKFFRETTSGKVVAMGRKTLESFPGGQPLKNRTNIILTKDQNYKVKDAVVVGTLEEMIEELKKYPSEDIYVIGGESVYRQLLPYCDTAYVTKIDHVYEADTFFPNLDEMKDWKMTGVTEEQTYFDLEYVFAKYERV, encoded by the coding sequence ATGAATCTGATTGTTGCTGTAGATAAAAACTGGGCGATTGGCTTATCCAATAAGCTTCTCGTAAGTATACCGGCAGATATGAAGTTTTTCCGGGAGACGACGAGCGGAAAAGTCGTTGCGATGGGAAGAAAGACACTGGAAAGTTTTCCGGGGGGACAGCCGCTGAAAAACCGAACCAATATCATTCTGACAAAAGATCAAAATTACAAAGTAAAGGACGCTGTAGTTGTAGGAACATTGGAAGAGATGATAGAAGAGCTGAAGAAATATCCATCGGAAGATATTTATGTAATCGGTGGGGAAAGTGTTTACCGTCAGTTGCTCCCGTACTGTGATACAGCTTATGTAACGAAGATCGACCATGTCTATGAGGCTGATACATTTTTCCCAAACCTGGACGAAATGAAAGACTGGAAGATGACAGGAGTTACAGAGGAGCAGACGTACTTCGATTTGGAATATGTTTTTGCTAAATATGAGCGAGTATAG
- a CDS encoding folate family ECF transporter S component encodes MRKLKEQFVNSWCELKHVNCIAITAMLIAVGVILGYFSVQVTDFLRIGFSGLANELAAFMFGPVVGGLMGGVGDILKYIMKPTGAFFFGWTLNAILGPVIYGIMLYHRPINLKRIFAAKILVAVLVNLLLGTLWLSVMYGKAFFVLLPARAVKQLVSVPVDALLLYVVLQMLSKAKVFALVHSR; translated from the coding sequence ATGAGAAAATTAAAAGAACAGTTTGTAAACTCCTGGTGTGAACTAAAGCATGTGAATTGTATTGCGATTACGGCAATGCTGATTGCGGTCGGGGTAATTCTCGGTTATTTTTCTGTTCAGGTAACAGATTTTCTGAGAATCGGCTTTTCAGGATTGGCCAATGAACTGGCTGCATTTATGTTTGGACCTGTCGTAGGCGGGCTCATGGGAGGCGTTGGAGACATCCTTAAATATATTATGAAGCCGACCGGAGCATTTTTCTTTGGGTGGACGTTGAATGCGATTCTCGGACCGGTGATCTACGGAATCATGCTCTATCATCGCCCGATCAATTTGAAACGGATTTTTGCAGCGAAGATTCTTGTAGCGGTGCTCGTTAATCTGCTGCTTGGAACGCTGTGGCTGTCCGTCATGTATGGAAAAGCATTTTTTGTATTGCTTCCGGCAAGAGCGGTAAAACAACTCGTATCTGTGCCGGTAGATGCACTGCTTCTATATGTAGTTTTGCAGATGCTGTCTAAAGCAAAAGTATTTGCGCTGGTTCATTCCAGATAG
- the mgtE gene encoding magnesium transporter — protein sequence MNKEIFMDLLQAREFKAVRSILNVMNAVDIAALMSELEDKELALAFRLIPKTKAADVFANMNNSMQSYLVEIFTEKELKELLDELFLDDTVDLLEDLPANLVTRILEAVDQEKRTKINTLLNYPEDSAGSVMTTEYVDLKKTDTVRQALSHIKRTGIHKETIYTCYVLEHRRLLGIVSAKDLMTMDDDLTMEELMETEIISVSTHTDQEEVAKLFSKYDLLAIPVLDQDDLMVGIVTFDDAMDVIEEETTEDMALMGAVTPSEKGYFEASVFEHAKNRIVWLLVLMISATFTGMIITKYENAFAAVPLLVSFIPMLMDTGGNCGSQSSTLIIRGLALDEFEFKDIFRIMFKEFRVSLLVGAFLALANGLRIFLMYKDVSLAVVVSLSLVATIIISKLIGCTLPLFAKKFHFDPAIMAAPLITTIVDTCSVMIYFQIATMIFHLSV from the coding sequence ATGAACAAAGAAATCTTTATGGATCTCTTACAGGCGCGGGAATTCAAGGCTGTAAGAAGTATTTTGAATGTCATGAATGCAGTGGACATTGCTGCTCTCATGTCAGAACTGGAAGATAAAGAGCTTGCACTGGCATTTCGGCTCATTCCGAAGACTAAGGCTGCAGATGTATTTGCCAATATGAATAATTCCATGCAGTCATATCTCGTTGAGATTTTTACTGAGAAAGAATTGAAAGAACTTCTCGACGAGCTCTTTCTGGATGATACCGTTGATCTTCTCGAAGATCTCCCGGCAAATCTTGTGACACGGATTCTGGAGGCAGTAGACCAGGAGAAACGCACGAAGATTAATACACTTTTAAATTATCCGGAAGACAGCGCCGGCAGTGTAATGACAACAGAATATGTCGATTTGAAGAAGACAGACACTGTGCGCCAGGCGCTCTCCCATATCAAACGAACCGGAATCCACAAGGAAACCATATATACCTGTTATGTTTTGGAGCATCGCCGTCTTCTCGGCATTGTTTCTGCCAAAGATTTGATGACGATGGATGACGATCTCACAATGGAAGAACTGATGGAAACTGAAATCATTTCTGTTTCTACTCACACAGACCAGGAAGAGGTAGCCAAACTGTTTTCAAAATATGATCTGCTTGCGATTCCGGTGCTTGACCAGGACGATCTCATGGTAGGTATTGTTACGTTCGATGATGCGATGGATGTCATCGAAGAAGAGACAACAGAAGATATGGCTCTCATGGGCGCTGTAACTCCAAGTGAAAAGGGATATTTTGAAGCCAGTGTATTTGAACATGCCAAGAACCGTATCGTCTGGCTTCTCGTTCTTATGATTTCTGCTACATTTACCGGTATGATCATTACGAAGTATGAGAATGCATTTGCGGCAGTCCCGCTTCTTGTATCCTTCATTCCAATGTTAATGGATACGGGCGGAAACTGCGGCTCCCAGAGTTCTACATTGATCATTCGCGGTCTTGCACTTGATGAATTCGAATTCAAAGACATTTTCAGGATTATGTTTAAGGAATTCCGCGTTTCTTTGCTTGTAGGCGCCTTTCTTGCCCTGGCAAACGGATTGCGTATTTTCCTAATGTATAAAGATGTCTCTCTGGCTGTTGTTGTATCACTCTCTCTTGTAGCTACAATCATTATTTCTAAATTGATCGGTTGTACACTGCCGCTGTTTGCCAAAAAATTCCATTTCGATCCGGCAATCATGGCGGCGCCTCTCATTACAACAATCGTAGATACCTGTTCTGTCATGATCTATTTCCAGATTGCAACAATGATTTTCCACCTGTCAGTTTAG
- the thyA gene encoding thymidylate synthase produces MSYADQVFIKMCRDIIDHGCSTEGEKVRPHWEDGTPAYTVKQFGVVNRYDLSKEFPALTLRKTGIKSCTDELLWIWQKKSNNIHDLGPRIWDSWADEDGSIGKAYGYQLGVKHQYREGMMDQVDRVIYDLKNHPYSRRIMTNIYVHQDLHEMNLYPCAYSMTFNVTKKAGSDRLILNAILNQRSQDVLAANNWNVCQYAVLVHMLAQVCDMNVGEFVHVIADAHIYDRHIPLVEELITRETHPAPKFWLNPEIKDFYQFTKDDVRLDEYVAGPQIKNIPIAV; encoded by the coding sequence ATGAGTTATGCAGATCAGGTGTTTATTAAAATGTGCCGTGATATTATCGATCACGGGTGCAGTACAGAAGGAGAAAAAGTGCGCCCGCATTGGGAAGACGGAACGCCGGCGTATACGGTAAAGCAATTTGGAGTTGTGAACCGCTATGATCTGTCGAAAGAATTTCCGGCGCTGACACTTCGCAAAACCGGGATTAAGAGCTGTACGGATGAGCTTTTATGGATCTGGCAGAAGAAATCGAATAATATTCATGATCTGGGACCGCGTATCTGGGACAGTTGGGCAGACGAAGATGGTTCTATCGGTAAGGCATACGGATATCAGCTTGGGGTAAAGCATCAGTATCGTGAAGGAATGATGGATCAGGTTGACCGGGTGATCTATGATCTGAAGAATCATCCGTACAGCCGACGAATTATGACGAATATATATGTACACCAGGATCTGCATGAGATGAATCTGTATCCATGTGCATACAGTATGACATTTAATGTGACGAAGAAGGCAGGAAGCGATCGTCTGATATTAAATGCAATTTTAAACCAGCGTTCTCAGGATGTACTGGCAGCTAATAACTGGAATGTTTGTCAATATGCTGTTCTTGTACATATGCTGGCGCAGGTTTGCGATATGAATGTGGGTGAGTTTGTGCATGTGATTGCAGATGCACATATTTATGACCGCCATATCCCGCTTGTGGAGGAATTGATTACAAGAGAGACGCATCCTGCACCGAAGTTCTGGCTGAATCCGGAGATAAAAGATTTTTATCAGTTTACGAAAGACGATGTACGCCTGGATGAGTATGTGGCCGGACCGCAGATTAAAAATATTCCAATTGCAGTTTAG
- the ilvN gene encoding acetolactate synthase small subunit, with product MNNHLKKRWISLYVENQVGVLSKISGLFSGKCYNLESLTVGTTEDPTVSRMTLETKSDEETFEQIKKQLNRMVEVIKVIDFTDLSVCMKEILYIKVRNCSHEDKEEIFQIAQAFRAEVVDYGRDSLLLEFVQTAAKNDSVIELMQKEFQQIEVVRGGSVGIEAISMNER from the coding sequence ATGAATAATCATTTGAAAAAGAGATGGATTTCTCTATATGTCGAGAATCAGGTAGGTGTGCTTTCTAAGATTTCAGGGTTATTTTCAGGGAAATGTTATAATCTGGAAAGTCTGACCGTCGGAACAACGGAAGATCCGACGGTGTCTCGGATGACGCTGGAGACAAAAAGCGATGAAGAGACATTTGAGCAGATTAAAAAGCAGCTGAACCGTATGGTGGAAGTGATTAAAGTCATTGATTTTACAGATCTTTCTGTTTGTATGAAAGAGATTTTATATATTAAAGTCAGAAATTGCAGTCATGAAGATAAGGAAGAGATTTTTCAGATTGCCCAGGCGTTTCGGGCTGAAGTTGTGGACTACGGAAGAGACAGCCTGCTTTTAGAATTCGTCCAGACAGCAGCGAAAAATGATTCCGTAATTGAATTAATGCAGAAAGAATTTCAGCAGATTGAAGTGGTAAGAGGGGGAAGCGTTGGGATTGAGGCGATCAGCATGAACGAACGCTAA
- a CDS encoding branched-chain amino acid aminotransferase, with protein sequence MEKKEMDWANLGFAYVQTDQRYVADFKDGKWQEGKLTSDANVVINECAGVLQYAQTCFEGLKAYTTEDGRIVTFRPDLNGQRMEDSARRLEMPVFPKEKFVEAVEQVVAANAEWVPPFGSGATLYIRPYLFGTNPVIGVKPADEYQFRIFVTPVGPYFKGGAKPLTIKVSDFDRAAPHGTGHIKAGLNYAMSLHAIMTAHKEGYDENLYLDPGTRTKVEETGGANFIFVTKDNKVITPKSDSILPSITRRSLVYVAREYLGLEVEEREVTLEEVKTFAECGLCGTAAVISPVGKIVDHGEEICFPSGMEAMGPVTKKLYDTLTGIQMGRIEAPEGWIHEIKVK encoded by the coding sequence ATGGAGAAAAAAGAGATGGACTGGGCCAATCTTGGATTTGCCTATGTACAGACAGATCAGAGATACGTTGCAGATTTTAAAGATGGGAAATGGCAGGAAGGAAAGCTGACATCGGATGCGAATGTCGTTATCAATGAGTGTGCAGGTGTACTACAGTATGCGCAGACGTGTTTTGAAGGGTTAAAAGCATATACAACAGAAGACGGAAGAATTGTCACATTCCGGCCGGATCTGAATGGACAGCGTATGGAAGATTCTGCGAGACGGCTTGAAATGCCGGTATTTCCGAAAGAGAAGTTTGTGGAAGCAGTGGAGCAAGTTGTAGCGGCGAATGCTGAGTGGGTTCCGCCGTTTGGCTCCGGAGCTACTTTATATATTCGCCCATATCTGTTTGGCACAAATCCAGTCATTGGAGTGAAACCGGCAGATGAATATCAGTTCCGTATATTTGTAACACCGGTGGGACCGTATTTTAAAGGCGGTGCAAAGCCGCTTACGATTAAAGTATCTGATTTTGACAGGGCGGCGCCGCATGGAACAGGACATATTAAAGCCGGACTGAACTATGCAATGAGCCTTCATGCAATTATGACAGCTCATAAAGAAGGATATGATGAGAATTTATATCTGGATCCGGGTACAAGAACAAAAGTAGAAGAGACCGGAGGTGCGAATTTTATTTTTGTCACAAAAGATAATAAAGTGATTACGCCAAAGTCAGACAGCATTTTACCTTCGATTACGAGACGTTCGCTCGTCTATGTTGCCAGAGAATATCTGGGATTGGAAGTGGAAGAGCGGGAAGTAACACTTGAAGAAGTAAAAACATTTGCAGAATGTGGACTTTGCGGGACAGCAGCAGTCATTTCTCCGGTAGGAAAGATTGTGGATCATGGGGAAGAAATCTGCTTCCCAAGCGGTATGGAAGCGATGGGACCTGTTACGAAGAAGCTGTATGACACACTGACCGGAATCCAGATGGGACGAATTGAAGCGCCGGAAGGATGGATTCACGAAATTAAAGTAAAATAG
- a CDS encoding lactate utilization protein yields MNEAKKIAYVKQAEGIIKGLAKRNMEGFYCATKEEAVEKVKELVEKGASVTWGGSVTLSESGVMDLLKNGDYDVLDRSTAKTPEEQRAFYQKSVGADYFFMSTNAITLDGELVNIDGNGNRVACLIHGPKYVIVIAGVNKIVPDIESAVPRIRNVSSPANAARLHPNTPCEMTGMCGDCQSPGCMCCEIVVTRRSRHEGRIKVILVGEELGF; encoded by the coding sequence ATGAATGAAGCTAAAAAAATCGCATATGTAAAGCAGGCAGAAGGAATTATCAAAGGACTTGCAAAACGTAATATGGAAGGCTTCTACTGTGCAACAAAAGAAGAGGCGGTAGAGAAAGTAAAGGAACTGGTGGAAAAAGGAGCTTCTGTGACTTGGGGAGGCTCTGTGACGCTTTCTGAGAGCGGTGTGATGGACCTTTTGAAAAATGGAGACTATGATGTGCTTGACCGGTCAACAGCGAAGACACCGGAAGAGCAGAGAGCATTTTATCAGAAGTCTGTTGGAGCAGATTATTTCTTTATGAGTACAAATGCAATTACATTGGACGGAGAGCTTGTCAATATTGACGGCAACGGCAATCGGGTAGCATGTCTGATCCATGGACCGAAATATGTAATTGTAATTGCAGGTGTGAATAAGATTGTGCCGGATATTGAAAGTGCAGTTCCACGAATCCGCAATGTATCCAGTCCTGCCAATGCAGCAAGACTTCATCCGAATACACCTTGTGAAATGACAGGAATGTGCGGTGACTGCCAGTCTCCGGGCTGCATGTGTTGTGAGATTGTTGTGACAAGACGGTCAAGACATGAGGGAAGAATTAAAGTCATTCTCGTAGGAGAAGAATTGGGATTCTAA
- the ilvB gene encoding biosynthetic-type acetolactate synthase large subunit: protein MKKISGNKLLVKALKEEGVEVLFGYPGACTIDICDELWKQDHTRVILPRHEQALVHEADAYARITGKVGVCLVTSGPGATNLVTGIATANYDSVPLVCFTGQVPVNLIGNDAFQEVDIIGITRTICKYGITVKRREDLGRIVKEAFYIARTGRPGPVVVDLPKDVMAELGSSEYPKEVSIRGYKPNPPVHIGQLKRGIKMLHKAERPLFLAGGGVNISRANEAFRQLVEKTGIPVVTTIMGKGAIPSDHPLYIGNLGMHGTYAANMAVGACDLLFSIGTRFNDRITGKLHEFATNAQIVHIDIDTASISRNIQVDIPIVADAKEAIEKMLAYVENCEKKDWIAQIRDWKEAYPLQMKKRNGMSPQKIIETADEVFDDMIAVTDVGQHQMWVTQFLRLNEKRRLLTSGGLGTMGYGLPGAIGAKIACPDVPVVMFSGDGGMQMNIQELATAAAQELPLVLCVFNNSFLGMVRQWQKLFYGKRYSMTCLKYRRSCDGQCGNCECPPYLPDFVKLAESYGACGIRVTKEEEIRDAFLQAKENMKTPTVIEFIIDSEEMVYPMLKPGGTLEEMLMS, encoded by the coding sequence ATGAAGAAAATATCAGGGAATAAATTACTTGTAAAAGCATTAAAAGAAGAAGGAGTTGAGGTATTATTTGGATATCCGGGCGCCTGCACAATAGATATTTGTGACGAATTGTGGAAACAGGATCATACGCGAGTAATTCTTCCGCGGCATGAACAGGCGCTTGTGCATGAGGCAGATGCGTATGCACGCATAACCGGAAAAGTTGGTGTCTGCCTTGTGACAAGTGGTCCGGGAGCAACGAATCTTGTGACAGGAATTGCCACTGCCAATTATGACAGCGTTCCGCTTGTATGTTTTACCGGCCAGGTTCCGGTGAATCTGATCGGCAATGATGCGTTTCAAGAAGTGGATATCATCGGAATCACACGAACAATCTGTAAATATGGAATTACTGTGAAACGAAGAGAAGATTTGGGAAGAATTGTGAAGGAAGCATTTTATATTGCCCGGACAGGGCGGCCGGGTCCGGTAGTGGTAGATCTTCCGAAAGATGTCATGGCAGAACTTGGAAGTTCGGAATATCCAAAGGAAGTATCGATTCGTGGATATAAGCCAAATCCACCGGTACATATTGGTCAGTTAAAACGAGGGATCAAGATGCTTCACAAAGCAGAGCGGCCGCTGTTTCTGGCGGGCGGCGGTGTGAATATTTCCAGAGCCAACGAAGCATTTCGGCAATTAGTGGAGAAGACAGGAATTCCGGTTGTGACAACGATTATGGGAAAGGGAGCAATTCCGTCAGACCATCCGCTATATATCGGCAATCTTGGAATGCACGGTACCTATGCGGCAAATATGGCGGTAGGGGCCTGTGATCTTCTGTTTTCTATCGGCACACGCTTTAATGACCGGATTACCGGAAAACTGCATGAATTTGCTACAAATGCACAGATTGTTCATATTGATATTGATACGGCATCTATTTCCAGAAATATTCAGGTAGATATTCCGATCGTTGCAGATGCGAAAGAAGCGATTGAGAAAATGCTCGCATATGTGGAAAACTGCGAAAAGAAAGATTGGATCGCCCAGATCAGAGACTGGAAAGAAGCGTATCCGCTCCAGATGAAAAAGAGAAACGGTATGAGTCCTCAGAAAATCATTGAAACTGCAGATGAAGTTTTTGATGATATGATCGCTGTGACGGATGTTGGACAGCATCAGATGTGGGTAACGCAGTTTCTTCGTCTCAATGAAAAACGTCGTTTGCTGACTTCAGGCGGTCTTGGAACAATGGGATATGGTCTGCCTGGCGCTATCGGTGCAAAGATCGCATGTCCGGATGTGCCGGTAGTTATGTTTTCCGGAGATGGAGGCATGCAGATGAATATTCAGGAACTGGCGACAGCTGCAGCACAGGAACTGCCACTTGTTTTATGCGTGTTTAATAACAGTTTTCTTGGGATGGTGCGTCAATGGCAGAAATTATTTTATGGGAAGCGGTATTCGATGACTTGTTTGAAGTATCGGAGAAGTTGTGACGGTCAATGCGGGAACTGCGAATGTCCTCCATACCTTCCGGATTTTGTGAAACTGGCAGAGAGTTATGGGGCCTGCGGAATCCGGGTTACAAAAGAGGAAGAAATCCGGGATGCGTTTCTGCAGGCAAAGGAAAATATGAAAACACCGACAGTGATAGAGTTTATTATTGACAGTGAAGAAATGGTATATCCGATGTTAAAGCCGGGCGGTACATTGGAAGAAATGCTGATGAGTTAG
- the hisS gene encoding histidine--tRNA ligase codes for MALKKKPVTGMKDMLPREMEIRDYVIHMIKETYKSFGFSSMETPCVEHIDNLLSKQGGENEKLIFKILKRGEKLKLAEAKTEADLVDGGLRYDLTLPLSRYYSNNANELPSPFKALQMGNVWRADRPQRGRFRQFMQCDIDILGEAGNIAEIELILATTTLLGKLDFKNFTIRINDRRMLKAMAAYSGFAEADYDNVFIILDKMDKIGLEGVASELEASGYAKESIDKYLELFELITTDVEGVRFCKEKLEGYLDAEVADSLEKIITSVLEVKSADFAIKFDPTLVRGMSYYTGTIFEIAMDEFGGSVGGGGRYDEMIGKFTGQNTPACGFSIGFERIVMLLLERGYEVPHQEEKKAYLLEKGLPQSEFINIMKTACDERAAGKQVTVLNMKKNKKFQKEQLAEMGYTNIVECFKN; via the coding sequence ATGGCATTAAAGAAAAAACCGGTAACTGGTATGAAGGACATGCTTCCGAGAGAAATGGAGATCAGAGACTATGTCATTCATATGATCAAAGAAACTTACAAAAGTTTCGGCTTCTCTTCAATGGAAACTCCTTGTGTAGAACATATTGATAACCTGCTCAGTAAACAGGGTGGAGAAAATGAAAAACTGATTTTCAAGATTTTGAAACGCGGCGAGAAATTGAAACTTGCGGAAGCCAAGACAGAGGCAGATCTTGTAGACGGAGGACTTCGTTATGATCTGACACTTCCGCTTTCCAGATATTATTCCAACAATGCCAATGAGCTGCCTTCTCCGTTTAAGGCACTTCAGATGGGAAATGTATGGCGTGCAGACAGACCTCAGAGAGGACGTTTCCGCCAGTTTATGCAATGCGATATTGACATCCTCGGCGAGGCTGGAAATATTGCAGAGATCGAACTTATCCTTGCTACGACAACATTGCTTGGAAAGCTTGATTTTAAAAACTTTACGATCCGGATTAATGACAGAAGAATGTTAAAAGCAATGGCAGCTTACAGCGGATTTGCAGAAGCAGATTATGATAATGTATTTATCATTTTAGACAAGATGGATAAGATCGGACTGGAGGGAGTGGCATCAGAGCTGGAAGCTTCCGGGTATGCGAAGGAATCCATCGATAAATATCTGGAGTTGTTTGAGCTGATTACGACAGATGTGGAAGGCGTTCGTTTCTGTAAAGAGAAGCTGGAAGGATATCTGGACGCAGAAGTGGCAGACAGTCTGGAGAAGATTATTACAAGTGTATTGGAAGTAAAATCAGCAGATTTTGCGATCAAATTTGATCCAACGCTTGTGCGTGGGATGTCTTACTATACAGGTACGATTTTTGAGATTGCGATGGATGAATTCGGGGGTTCTGTTGGCGGCGGCGGACGATACGATGAGATGATCGGCAAATTTACCGGACAGAATACGCCGGCATGTGGATTTTCCATTGGATTTGAGAGAATTGTCATGCTGCTTCTTGAACGAGGATACGAAGTACCGCATCAGGAAGAAAAGAAAGCTTACCTGTTAGAGAAAGGGCTTCCGCAGAGTGAATTTATCAACATTATGAAGACAGCATGTGATGAGCGTGCCGCTGGTAAGCAGGTCACAGTCCTGAATATGAAGAAAAATAAAAAATTCCAGAAAGAACAGCTGGCGGAAATGGGTTATACAAACATTGTAGAATGTTTTAAAAACTAA